The Pocillopora verrucosa isolate sample1 chromosome 14, ASM3666991v2, whole genome shotgun sequence genome has a segment encoding these proteins:
- the LOC131797542 gene encoding ovoinhibitor-like, with protein MKKTFVFFVAVMLISVAVIEAKKRKSKGRDRTCNRSCQGFRVKKSLCGSDGKTYKNFCLFNKARCKANKTGVSLTVEHTGSCRCSKVLPKCDQDGNFTKQAVCGSDNTTYESFCSFRVARCEAKQNKTRLTVLYKGECKKQKKTRVCPNLGQCYIKEQPVCGSDKKTYRNPCFFRVSKCIAKRQNQKLTIKKRGACGKRKPSKSCPKKCPTKYRPVCGTDNKTYENSCLLSIAKCALPKKNRSSLQLQYNGPCSSPTTPKPCPRWEDCKIVRKPVCGSDGKTYPNLCVFRITKCLARRNEQKPLKLKYKKACRKRKNKKDKRKEKKRKGGKKNGKGKSGSKGKNKRGD; from the exons TTGCAGTTATTGAagcgaaaaagagaaaatccaAAGGGCGTGATAGAACGTGCAATCGATCATGCCAAGGCTTCAGAGTGAAAAAATCTTTGTGTGGGAGCGACGGTAAAACGTACAAGAACTTTTGTCTGTTCAACAAGGCAAGGTGTAAAGCCAATAAAACTGGCGTCAGTCTGACAGTAGAGCACACCGGATCTTGCCGCTGCTCTAAAGTACTTCCCAAATGCGATCAGGATGGCAACTTCACGAAACAAGCCGTGTGTGGAAGCGACAATACCACTTATGAATCATTTTGTTCCTTTCGTGTCGCGAGGTGCGAAgcgaagcaaaacaaaaccaggTTGACGGTGCTGTATAAGGGGGAGTgtaaaaagcagaaaaaaacaagagTGTGCCCAAATTTGGGCCAATGTTACATTAAAGAACAGCCCGTCTGTGGCAGCGACAAAAAGACTTACAGAAATCCTTGTTTCTTTCGGGTTTCAAAGTGCATCGCCAAACGGCAGAACCAGAAGTTGACTATCAAGAAGAGAG GGGCGTGTGGCAAACGGAAACCTTCCAAATCGTGTCCAAAAAAGTGTCCAACTAAATATCGACCCGTGTGTGGCACAGATAATAAGACGTACGAAAACAGCTGTCTTCTATCCATTGCCAAATGTGCACTGCCCAAGAAAAACAGGAGCTCTCTTCAGTTGCAGTATAATGGACCTTGCAGTTCGCCGACCACCCCAAAGCCTTGCCCTAGATGGGAGGACTGCAAAATTGTGAGGAAACCCGTGTGTGGGTCGGACGGGAAAACGTACCCTAACTTGTGCGTCTTCCGGATCACAAAGTGTCTTGCAAGGAGAAACGAGCAAAAGCCTCTAAAGCTAAAATACAAAAAGGCGTGCAGGAAACGAAAAAATAAGAAggataaaagaaaggaaaaaaagagaaagggagGGAAGAAAAATGGTAAAGGGAAGTCTGgttccaaaggaaaaaacaagaggGGAGACTAG